A genomic stretch from Leptotrichia sp. HSP-536 includes:
- a CDS encoding TatD family hydrolase: protein MSKIIDTHTHIYDKQFEDDFDDVMKRIEDELEGIVSIGFDLESSLKSIELANRYSFVNAVIGVHPVDIKKYNDEVEKELERLALTEKKVVAIGEIGLDYHWMEDPKDVQIAGFRKQMEFAERVKKPVVIHTREALQDTLDVLKDYKNVGGILHCYPGSLEAAKPFLDRYYLGIGGTLTFKNNKKTKELVKELPLEKIVLETDCPYLTPVPFRGKRNEPVYTKYVAEEVAKIKEISVEEVIKITTENAKKIYGIERKSNE from the coding sequence ATGAGTAAAATAATTGATACGCATACGCACATTTATGATAAACAGTTTGAAGATGACTTTGATGATGTGATGAAAAGGATTGAAGATGAGCTGGAAGGGATTGTAAGCATTGGGTTTGATTTAGAAAGTTCACTTAAAAGCATTGAACTTGCGAATAGATATTCGTTTGTGAATGCGGTAATTGGAGTTCATCCTGTGGATATAAAAAAATATAATGATGAAGTAGAAAAAGAACTGGAAAGATTGGCATTGACTGAGAAAAAGGTTGTTGCAATTGGAGAAATTGGGTTGGATTATCACTGGATGGAGGATCCGAAGGATGTTCAGATTGCTGGATTTAGAAAGCAGATGGAATTTGCAGAAAGGGTAAAAAAACCAGTTGTTATCCATACAAGAGAGGCTTTGCAGGATACGCTTGATGTTTTGAAGGATTATAAAAATGTTGGCGGGATTTTGCACTGTTATCCAGGTTCTCTAGAAGCGGCAAAGCCGTTTTTAGATAGGTATTACTTGGGAATTGGCGGAACTTTGACGTTTAAAAATAATAAAAAGACAAAGGAGCTTGTGAAAGAATTGCCTTTGGAAAAAATTGTTCTGGAAACAGATTGTCCGTATTTGACACCTGTACCTTTTCGAGGGAAACGGAATGAGCCAGTTTATACAAAATATGTAGCAGAAGAAGTGGCTAAAATTAAAGAAATTTCAGTAGAGGAAGTTATTAAGATAACTACTGAAAATGCTAAGAAAATTTATGGAATAGAAAGGAAAAGTAATGAATAA
- the tgt gene encoding tRNA guanosine(34) transglycosylase Tgt codes for MCIEKENKDFKNPIEYKLEKKDGNARAGVIKTPHGEIKTPVFMPVGTQATVKAMTREELEEINSQIILGNTYHLYLRPGDDLVNDFGGLHKFMRWDKPILTDSGGFQVFSLGDLRKIKEEGVHFRSHLDGSKHFLSPEKSISIQNNLGSDIMMVLDECPPGLSTREYLIPSIERTTRWAKRCIEANRNKDKQGLFAIVQGGIYEDLRDKSFEELYEYDYGFAGYALGGLAVGEPREDMYRILKYSTPKLPENKPRYLMGVGEPVDMLEAVEHGIDMMDCVQPTRIGRHGTVFTKYGRLVIKNAIYSRDDRPLDEGCDCYTCKNYTRAYIRHLFKAGEILGQRLATYHNLHFLLKLMDNAREAIIDGRFKEYKEEVLRNYAMGKESEWIKPKSI; via the coding sequence ATGTGTATTGAAAAAGAAAATAAAGATTTTAAAAATCCAATAGAATATAAATTAGAAAAAAAAGATGGAAATGCACGTGCTGGAGTTATAAAAACACCACATGGAGAGATAAAAACACCAGTATTTATGCCAGTTGGTACGCAGGCGACTGTAAAGGCTATGACAAGAGAGGAGCTGGAAGAGATTAATTCTCAAATTATTCTTGGGAATACATATCATTTGTACTTGCGTCCCGGAGATGATTTGGTAAATGATTTTGGGGGACTTCATAAATTTATGAGATGGGATAAGCCAATACTTACTGATAGCGGCGGATTTCAAGTGTTTAGTCTTGGAGATTTGAGAAAGATAAAGGAGGAAGGTGTTCATTTCCGTTCCCATTTAGATGGCTCAAAGCATTTTTTATCGCCTGAAAAATCTATTTCGATTCAAAATAATCTTGGAAGCGATATTATGATGGTGCTGGATGAATGCCCGCCAGGATTGTCAACACGTGAATATTTGATACCATCCATTGAAAGAACTACGAGATGGGCTAAGCGTTGTATTGAAGCAAATAGAAATAAGGATAAGCAAGGGCTTTTTGCAATTGTGCAAGGTGGAATTTATGAGGATTTACGGGATAAAAGTTTTGAAGAACTATATGAGTATGACTATGGATTTGCTGGGTATGCTTTAGGAGGGCTTGCGGTAGGAGAGCCACGTGAGGATATGTACAGAATTTTAAAATATAGCACGCCAAAACTTCCTGAAAATAAGCCACGTTATTTAATGGGAGTGGGAGAGCCTGTAGATATGCTTGAAGCTGTGGAACATGGAATTGATATGATGGACTGTGTTCAGCCTACAAGAATTGGTAGACACGGTACGGTCTTTACAAAATATGGGCGTCTTGTTATAAAAAATGCAATTTATTCAAGAGACGACAGACCTCTTGATGAAGGCTGTGACTGTTATACCTGTAAAAATTATACAAGAGCATACATAAGACATTTATTCAAGGCCGGAGAAATTTTGGGACAAAGGCTTGCGACATATCATAACTTGCATTTTTTGCTAAAACTTATGGATAATGCACGTGAGGCGATTATTGATGGAAGATTTAAGGAATACAAGGAAGAAGTGCTGAGAAATTATGCGATGGGTAAAGAAAGTGAATGGATAAAACCGAAGTCGATATAA
- a CDS encoding tetratricopeptide repeat protein — protein MKKGIIFVAILVNLIFGVQGFSEATSKYSDKEIEKVLEEYNKGNKQKAMSVLKENILKNPSDLKLKVFLGMMYEDMDKKKEAEKELNEVVELQKKYPFIGDDGKKYDIRLIIGNLYASEKEYEKALKWYKEIDDKYMKDVIGLKEYMIGVSNYALKNPEEAKKYFLKSYISDKEGNSEDFLGQIYYEEGNHKEALKWYLKSIEKGNPDTYSSLGIFYSSLGDNAKALQWFRKALEEVKKEKDAEGIKAIQEIIKDIESKN, from the coding sequence ATGAAAAAAGGAATAATTTTTGTAGCAATTTTGGTTAATTTAATTTTTGGAGTGCAAGGATTTTCAGAAGCAACTTCAAAGTACTCTGATAAAGAAATAGAAAAAGTACTTGAAGAATATAATAAAGGAAATAAGCAGAAAGCGATGTCAGTATTAAAGGAAAATATATTAAAAAATCCTTCAGATCTTAAATTAAAAGTTTTTTTGGGAATGATGTATGAAGATATGGATAAAAAGAAGGAAGCTGAAAAAGAGTTAAACGAAGTAGTAGAATTACAAAAAAAATATCCTTTTATAGGAGATGATGGGAAAAAATATGATATAAGATTAATAATTGGAAATCTTTATGCATCTGAAAAAGAATATGAAAAAGCATTAAAATGGTATAAAGAGATTGATGATAAATATATGAAGGATGTAATTGGATTAAAAGAATACATGATAGGTGTCTCAAATTATGCATTAAAAAATCCTGAAGAAGCAAAAAAATATTTCTTAAAATCATATATTAGTGATAAAGAAGGAAATTCAGAAGACTTTTTAGGACAAATTTATTATGAAGAGGGCAATCATAAGGAAGCTTTGAAGTGGTATTTGAAGTCAATTGAAAAAGGAAATCCAGACACATATTCAAGTTTAGGAATTTTTTATAGTAGCTTAGGGGATAATGCAAAAGCGCTGCAATGGTTCAGAAAAGCATTAGAAGAGGTAAAAAAAGAAAAAGATGCTGAAGGAATCAAGGCTATACAGGAAATTATCAAAGATATTGAAAGCAAAAATTAA
- a CDS encoding tetratricopeptide repeat protein: protein MKRYLILLLLMANLGLGVQSFAVMTKDERIKLEDQIDEAYEKEDEEKLLSLITKYVKEFPNNAEYLNRLGVLYDNKENYSEAEKWYLKAIEKGNYNAISNLAYIYFEKEEYEKAIKYYKEYQKIADNTENYYWIAAAYDELEDYKNAKEWFLKSIKFDKDGYSEERLGIIYAKEGNQKEALKWYSAAIEKGNLWAYDSLAALYISIGDYKTADKWARKGLELAKNKDDKELLEELQETFDFIQKEK from the coding sequence ATGAAAAGATATTTAATTTTACTATTATTAATGGCAAACTTAGGGCTAGGAGTTCAAAGTTTTGCAGTGATGACAAAAGATGAAAGAATAAAATTAGAAGATCAGATAGATGAAGCATATGAAAAAGAGGATGAAGAAAAATTACTTTCTTTAATTACAAAATATGTAAAAGAATTTCCAAATAATGCTGAATATTTAAACAGATTAGGAGTTCTGTACGATAACAAGGAAAATTATTCAGAAGCTGAAAAATGGTATTTAAAAGCTATAGAAAAAGGAAATTACAATGCAATCTCAAATTTAGCATACATTTATTTTGAAAAGGAAGAATATGAGAAAGCGATAAAATATTATAAAGAATATCAAAAAATAGCAGATAATACTGAGAATTATTATTGGATTGCAGCAGCATATGATGAATTGGAAGATTATAAAAATGCAAAAGAATGGTTTTTAAAATCAATAAAATTTGATAAAGATGGTTATTCAGAAGAGAGATTAGGAATAATTTATGCTAAAGAAGGAAATCAGAAAGAAGCATTAAAATGGTATTCAGCAGCTATTGAAAAAGGAAACTTGTGGGCATACGACAGTTTAGCAGCTTTATACATTAGTATAGGAGATTATAAAACTGCAGACAAATGGGCAAGAAAAGGATTAGAACTGGCTAAAAATAAAGATGACAAAGAATTATTGGAAGAATTGCAGGAAACATTCGATTTTATTCAGAAAGAAAAATAA